The following coding sequences lie in one Phycisphaerae bacterium genomic window:
- a CDS encoding PilZ domain-containing protein, whose amino-acid sequence MLHFGHRDVSFRQDQRERRGASRCKIPAIAKLTLLPNGRDGQVRVYPKCPILDVSATGMGIKSYQKVAVGTTVALELFVGDTRLTSSGTVISCTGFPGCHRIGLMLNLA is encoded by the coding sequence TTGCTGCACTTTGGGCACCGAGACGTCTCCTTTCGACAGGATCAGCGAGAACGCAGAGGAGCTTCGCGGTGCAAGATACCTGCCATCGCTAAGTTGACGCTCCTGCCTAACGGACGGGATGGACAAGTCCGCGTTTACCCCAAATGCCCAATACTAGACGTCTCAGCCACGGGGATGGGGATCAAGAGCTACCAGAAGGTTGCAGTGGGGACGACGGTCGCCTTGGAGTTATTCGTCGGCGACACTCGACTCACATCGTCAGGTACGGTCATCAGCTGCACGGGATTTCCAGGTTGTCATCGAATCGGTCTCATGCTGAACTTGGCCTAG
- a CDS encoding PEP-CTERM sorting domain-containing protein, with protein sequence MRVLKIVAIVAAAVAATGASASALGASLTSVGVLDPTNPNSVIRALSSDGSYAVGTSKVAADLSVPVVWSLSDGLVALPNPSGKSSLAHGVAVGIGSNAGNIIISGLHEGNTVSRYYKAPLGNLAGGTWADSATAGGFSTSDVRGGTSNVLRNQIDGDGRWYLAGRKASDSRGVRLRGDPFIGWDTTNMTAESVSGHGVIVGRNSSGFSPSKASWRSPQNDNGEVPGSGDDFRTDGFGISPSFGKSTTASFDVQWICGQDQSAPGPNMQAFRWNRGDATLTLLGMLPGATSSVAYTVADNGVSAGRSYFGNASPTYEVATVWDTSGTWDTSGTAQSVQALLTAASVDTSSWANLVRVYAVSDDGKVLAGQGIWAADSSTRGFVAVIPEPASLTLLALGAFALLRRRS encoded by the coding sequence ATGAGAGTACTCAAGATCGTGGCAATCGTCGCTGCCGCAGTGGCCGCGACCGGCGCATCGGCATCCGCTTTGGGCGCATCGCTCACCTCCGTGGGCGTACTCGATCCCACCAACCCCAACAGCGTCATCCGGGCACTCAGCTCCGATGGGAGCTACGCCGTAGGCACCAGCAAGGTCGCAGCCGACTTGTCCGTCCCAGTCGTCTGGTCCTTATCAGATGGGTTGGTGGCCCTGCCCAATCCCAGCGGCAAGAGCAGCCTCGCACATGGTGTCGCCGTTGGCATCGGCTCGAACGCCGGCAACATCATCATTTCCGGTCTCCACGAGGGCAACACGGTCAGCCGCTACTACAAGGCCCCGCTGGGCAATCTGGCCGGCGGCACCTGGGCTGACAGTGCAACCGCAGGAGGCTTCAGTACCTCAGACGTTCGAGGCGGGACCAGCAACGTCCTGCGCAATCAAATCGACGGCGATGGACGATGGTACCTGGCCGGTCGAAAGGCCAGCGACAGCCGAGGTGTCCGCCTGCGAGGCGATCCTTTCATCGGCTGGGACACGACCAACATGACCGCCGAGTCAGTCAGCGGCCATGGCGTGATCGTAGGCAGGAACTCCAGCGGCTTCAGCCCCAGCAAGGCCAGTTGGCGGTCTCCTCAGAACGATAACGGCGAAGTCCCAGGCAGCGGTGATGACTTCCGCACCGATGGCTTCGGGATATCTCCCAGCTTCGGCAAGTCAACCACGGCCAGCTTCGATGTACAGTGGATCTGCGGGCAGGACCAATCGGCCCCCGGCCCCAACATGCAGGCTTTCCGCTGGAACCGGGGTGACGCGACCCTGACGCTGCTCGGTATGCTGCCCGGAGCCACCAGCAGTGTCGCTTACACGGTGGCGGACAATGGGGTGTCCGCGGGCAGATCTTACTTCGGGAACGCGTCGCCAACCTACGAGGTGGCCACGGTCTGGGACACCAGCGGAACCTGGGACACCAGCGGCACGGCCCAATCGGTGCAGGCCTTGCTGACCGCGGCCAGCGTCGACACGAGTAGCTGGGCCAACCTAGTGCGAGTCTATGCGGTTTCCGACGACGGCAAGGTGCTCGCGGGCCAGGGCATCTGGGCGGCCGATAGCAGCACGCGCGGTTTTGTGGCCGTCATTCCTGAGCCGGCATCCTTGACGTTGCTGGCATTGGGTGCCTTCGCCTTGCTTCGCCGACGAAGCTGA
- a CDS encoding amino acid-binding protein yields the protein MAYTITKVDVWAGSMKDQPGGLACKLETLSEAGANLEFVIARRCPDKPGTGVVFLAPLQGASQTRAARKAGLSKAASLRSIRLEGPDKPGLGTKITRLLAEAKVNLRGLSAAALNRRSVVYFAFDSAADAGKAARVLKKALAGT from the coding sequence ATGGCCTACACAATCACCAAAGTAGACGTCTGGGCAGGCAGTATGAAGGATCAGCCGGGTGGTCTGGCCTGCAAGCTCGAAACGCTCTCTGAAGCAGGCGCGAACCTGGAGTTCGTCATCGCCCGGCGTTGCCCGGACAAGCCTGGCACCGGTGTCGTCTTTCTTGCCCCGTTGCAGGGTGCTTCCCAGACCCGTGCGGCCAGGAAAGCCGGGCTCTCCAAAGCTGCGAGCCTACGCTCAATTCGCCTGGAAGGACCCGACAAGCCCGGCCTCGGTACCAAGATCACCCGGCTGCTCGCTGAGGCTAAAGTCAACCTGCGCGGCCTCTCCGCGGCAGCGCTTAACCGACGATCGGTCGTCTACTTCGCTTTCGACAGTGCTGCAGATGCAGGCAAAGCCGCCCGTGTACTGAAGAAAGCCCTGGCCGGCACGTAA